Proteins encoded in a region of the Isoalcanivorax pacificus W11-5 genome:
- a CDS encoding TRAP transporter large permease, translating to MSDVQIGLSGLAVLFFLIALRMPVGLALIGVSFGGLLYLMGWGIAWGSLGLIPYQFSANWVLSSVPMFLLLGYVCYHAQLTQGLFRAARLWLSAVPGGLAVASIFGTTGFAAVCGSSVACSAAMGRVAVPEMIAHKYNPGLATSTVAIAGTVGALLPPSIIMILYGIIAQESITKLFLGGITAGLLTVLGYIIVVVVRVKLNPALAPAQEERISLRDRIVALWDIWPIMLIMLGIFGGMFAGLFTPTEAGAVGAALSCVVALCKRTLTWERFRAAILETLLTTGTLLIIAMGASLLTRFLSLSGAGDYLSSMVIDAGASTVLILCMIVLIYLLLGMFLEPIGAMLLTLPIVLPIIDSVGLSLIWFGVVLTKLLEIGMVTPPVGMNIFVIKSVVGDLVTTGAIFKGVFWFLVMDAVVLALLMVFPDVVLYLPSVLG from the coding sequence ATGAGTGATGTACAGATCGGCCTGAGCGGCCTGGCGGTGCTGTTTTTCCTGATCGCACTGCGCATGCCGGTGGGGCTGGCGCTGATCGGCGTCTCGTTCGGTGGCCTGTTGTATCTGATGGGCTGGGGCATTGCCTGGGGGTCGCTCGGCCTGATCCCGTATCAGTTTTCCGCCAACTGGGTGCTCAGTTCGGTGCCGATGTTCCTGCTGCTGGGGTACGTCTGTTACCACGCGCAACTGACGCAGGGTCTGTTCCGCGCTGCGCGACTCTGGCTCTCGGCGGTGCCCGGCGGCCTGGCGGTGGCGTCGATCTTCGGGACCACGGGTTTCGCTGCTGTGTGCGGCTCCTCTGTGGCCTGCTCTGCCGCCATGGGGCGTGTCGCGGTGCCGGAAATGATCGCGCACAAATACAATCCTGGCCTGGCCACCAGTACGGTGGCGATTGCCGGCACCGTCGGTGCATTGCTGCCGCCATCGATCATCATGATCCTGTACGGCATCATCGCGCAGGAATCGATTACCAAGCTGTTCCTGGGCGGCATCACCGCCGGCCTGCTGACGGTGCTCGGTTACATCATCGTGGTGGTGGTGCGCGTCAAGCTGAACCCGGCGCTGGCACCGGCGCAGGAAGAACGGATTTCCCTGCGCGACCGGATCGTGGCGCTGTGGGATATCTGGCCGATCATGCTGATCATGCTGGGTATCTTCGGCGGCATGTTTGCCGGCCTGTTCACGCCGACCGAAGCCGGGGCCGTGGGTGCTGCGTTGTCCTGTGTGGTGGCGTTGTGCAAACGCACGCTGACCTGGGAGCGCTTTCGCGCGGCGATTCTGGAAACCCTGCTCACCACCGGGACGCTGCTGATCATCGCCATGGGCGCGAGCCTGTTGACGCGCTTTCTGTCGCTGTCCGGTGCCGGTGACTATTTGTCGTCGATGGTCATTGATGCCGGCGCCAGCACCGTTCTCATTCTGTGCATGATCGTGCTGATCTATCTTTTGCTGGGCATGTTCCTGGAGCCGATCGGCGCCATGCTGCTGACGTTGCCGATCGTGTTGCCGATCATCGACAGCGTGGGCCTGAGCCTGATCTGGTTCGGCGTGGTGCTGACCAAGCTGCTGGAAATCGGCATGGTCACGCCGCCGGTGGGCATGAATATTTTTGTCATCAAGAGCGTGGTGGGTGATCTGGTCACCACCGGCGCGATCTTCAAGGGCGTGTTCTGGTTCCTGGTCATGGATGCCGTGGTGCTGGCATTGCTGATGGTGTTTCCCGACGTGGTGCTGTACCTGCCCAGCGTGCTGGGCTGA
- a CDS encoding AraC family transcriptional regulator translates to MLSVVADNTDQTLALPMNNGQAMAAYFSRHDALVGGAHAGVSVRERTLAGYGLLRARYGAGSCFEVSGRKDCHALCVVLSGVSNWHHRDQSLQLSAGDVVALNPADAFTISHCSPAEYLVFRMPSAYLEHKATEYGYHVPAPGVRFRTEKIATDDALRLYHLLSALHQEDGASVSGAQIIGPYASIIAHLAITRLPNNLRRFHMTRPALNPLIERVRRYVIEHRTEDIRVEALASLCRLSVKSVYNLFERELGISPSLYVRNLKLEFAHIALTENGRARNVTEVALEYGFRNLSRFASYYRECFGELPSQTLRRTGQQAFSG, encoded by the coding sequence ATGCTGAGTGTGGTGGCGGATAACACAGATCAGACCCTGGCGCTGCCGATGAACAACGGCCAGGCGATGGCGGCGTATTTTTCGCGCCATGATGCACTGGTGGGCGGCGCGCACGCCGGGGTGTCGGTGCGCGAACGCACGCTGGCCGGGTACGGGTTGCTGCGCGCGCGGTATGGCGCCGGGAGTTGCTTCGAGGTGTCCGGGCGCAAGGACTGCCACGCGCTGTGCGTGGTGCTCTCCGGGGTCAGCAACTGGCATCATCGCGACCAGAGTCTGCAACTGAGTGCCGGGGATGTGGTGGCGCTCAACCCTGCCGACGCGTTCACCATTTCACACTGTTCGCCGGCAGAATACCTGGTCTTCAGAATGCCGTCGGCGTACCTGGAGCACAAAGCCACCGAGTATGGCTACCATGTGCCGGCACCGGGCGTGCGCTTCCGCACGGAAAAAATTGCCACCGACGATGCGTTGCGGCTGTATCACCTGCTCAGTGCCCTGCATCAGGAAGATGGTGCCAGTGTTTCCGGCGCCCAGATCATCGGCCCCTATGCGAGCATCATCGCGCACCTTGCCATCACTCGCCTGCCGAATAACCTGCGTCGCTTCCACATGACGCGCCCGGCGCTGAACCCGTTGATCGAACGGGTGCGCCGCTATGTGATAGAACATCGCACGGAAGATATCCGCGTGGAAGCGCTGGCCAGCCTGTGCCGGCTCAGCGTGAAATCGGTCTATAACCTGTTCGAGCGCGAGCTGGGCATCAGCCCGTCGCTGTATGTGCGCAACCTGAAACTGGAATTCGCGCACATTGCGCTGACGGAAAACGGACGTGCGCGCAATGTCACGGAAGTGGCGCTGGAATATGGCTTCCGCAATCTCAGCCGCTTCGCCAGTTATTACCGGGAGTGTTTCGGCGAATTGCCGTCGCAGACATTGCGCCGCACCGGGCAGCAGGCATTCAGCGGCTGA
- a CDS encoding hydrolase — protein MRFSPHPLIRSPHLQTLWGPLMRRHAPLARREERVTLRDGDHLWLVWAGPAPAPGQTRVLILHGLSGSADSHYARGLQAHLATLGLPSVVMNARGTGTRPNNLARGYHAGETDDVADVLAHLHQADPEASIPMVGYSVGGSRLLNYLADETPAYVPAAVAVSVPLLLGPCSERLEQGFSKVYRRKLIDELMTQLRLKQAHLHQLAPEEAERLRALGPLEGVGSFRDFDNRFVAPLHGFADADDYYQRASAGPKLARVRTPTLVIHALDDPFMVPEVLPSPDQIGEAVTLDVQPHGGHVGFVGGSARQPEYWLERRIPAFFADQKVAGFSR, from the coding sequence ATGCGCTTCAGCCCGCACCCGCTGATCCGGTCACCGCACCTGCAAACCCTGTGGGGGCCATTGATGCGCCGGCACGCCCCACTCGCCCGGCGCGAGGAACGCGTCACGCTGCGTGACGGCGATCATCTCTGGCTGGTCTGGGCCGGCCCCGCGCCCGCCCCCGGCCAGACACGGGTGCTGATTCTTCATGGCCTGTCCGGCAGTGCTGACTCGCATTATGCACGCGGCCTGCAAGCCCACCTCGCCACCCTCGGCCTGCCCAGCGTGGTGATGAATGCACGCGGCACCGGCACCCGGCCAAACAATCTCGCTCGCGGTTACCACGCCGGTGAAACCGATGACGTGGCCGATGTACTGGCGCACCTGCACCAGGCCGATCCCGAGGCGTCGATTCCGATGGTGGGCTATTCCGTCGGCGGCAGCCGGTTGCTGAACTATCTCGCCGACGAGACACCGGCGTATGTACCGGCCGCCGTGGCGGTCTCCGTGCCGCTGTTGCTGGGACCCTGCTCGGAAAGGCTGGAGCAGGGGTTTTCGAAAGTCTACCGGCGCAAGCTGATCGACGAACTGATGACGCAACTGCGTCTGAAACAGGCGCACCTGCACCAGCTTGCCCCGGAGGAAGCCGAACGCCTGCGCGCCCTCGGCCCACTGGAAGGCGTCGGCAGCTTCCGTGATTTCGACAACCGCTTTGTGGCCCCGCTGCACGGCTTTGCCGACGCGGACGACTATTACCAGCGCGCCAGCGCCGGCCCGAAACTCGCGCGCGTGCGCACACCCACGCTGGTGATTCACGCGCTGGATGATCCGTTCATGGTGCCGGAGGTGCTGCCGTCGCCGGATCAGATCGGCGAGGCCGTGACGCTGGATGTGCAGCCGCACGGGGGGCATGTGGGCTTTGTCGGCGGCAGCGCACGCCAGCCTGAGTATTGGCTGGAACGACGCATCCCGGCGTTCTTTGCCGACCAGAAGGTGGCGGGCTTCAGCCGCTGA
- a CDS encoding dienelactone hydrolase family protein: MKQIATAMVTSLALLSTGGPAMADVVVKKVAYDIDGTPFEGMLVYDDSLTGARPGLLMIPNWMGPTDDAARKAARVAGNRYVVFVADMYGTDVRPQNPQQAAQAAGAVRSNRPLMRHRAAAALDVLRQQTPDSEKLSIDTDRLGAVGFCFGGSGVLELARSGEPLNGVVSFHGNLDTPNPEDARAIQTPILVLHGADDPYVPAGQVAAFEEEMRAADVDWQLVSFGGAVHSFSDPTADSPGQAQYNAKVAGRAFDMMNLFFGEQFGR, encoded by the coding sequence GGTCACCAGCCTGGCCCTATTGAGTACCGGAGGCCCGGCCATGGCGGATGTCGTCGTCAAGAAAGTCGCCTACGACATTGACGGCACACCCTTTGAAGGGATGCTGGTCTATGACGACAGCCTGACCGGCGCCCGGCCCGGCCTACTGATGATCCCGAACTGGATGGGCCCCACCGACGATGCCGCCCGCAAGGCCGCACGTGTGGCCGGCAACCGTTATGTGGTGTTCGTGGCCGACATGTACGGCACCGACGTGCGCCCGCAGAACCCGCAACAGGCCGCCCAGGCCGCCGGTGCCGTGCGCAGCAACCGGCCCCTGATGCGCCACCGCGCCGCCGCCGCACTGGACGTGCTGCGCCAGCAAACTCCGGACAGCGAAAAGCTGAGCATCGACACCGATCGCCTGGGCGCCGTCGGTTTCTGCTTCGGCGGCAGCGGTGTGCTGGAGCTGGCCCGCTCCGGTGAACCACTGAACGGCGTGGTGTCGTTCCACGGCAACCTGGACACCCCCAACCCCGAAGACGCCCGCGCCATCCAGACGCCGATCCTGGTGCTGCACGGTGCCGACGACCCGTACGTCCCGGCCGGGCAGGTGGCCGCCTTTGAAGAGGAAATGCGTGCCGCCGATGTGGACTGGCAACTGGTCAGCTTCGGCGGCGCGGTACACTCTTTCTCCGACCCCACGGCCGATTCCCCCGGCCAGGCACAGTACAACGCCAAAGTGGCCGGCCGCGCGTTCGACATGATGAACCTGTTCTTCGGCGAGCAGTTCGGCCGCTGA